The Clostridium beijerinckii genomic sequence GTACTAGACGGTGTAGCTAAAGCAGTTAAGCTTGCAGGAGTTAACCCTGACATACTTAAGAGACGTCCAAAACCTGCTAGCAGTCTTATAAAAGAAGACGAAGAATATACTTGTGATGTAGTAGTCGTAGGTGGAGGTGGCGCTGGATTAAGTGCAGCTGCAACAGCGCTACAAAATGGTAAAAGTGCTATTGTTCTTGAGAAATACCCAGCAGTAGGTGGAAACACCATACGTTCAGGTGGTCCTATCAATGCTGCAGATCCAGAGTGGCAGATGCAGTTTGAAGAAAATAAAGGAGAAAGACATACAATTGAAGAGCTACTAGATACAGATGAGAGCTTAATTCATCCAGAATACATAGATGATTTCCGTGCACTTAGAGAAGAGTTTTCTGCTTATAAGGAAAAGTTTGGAACACAAAAGGGACATCTATTTGACTCTCCACTACTTCACAGAATGCAAACATATTTTGGTGGTAAAAGAACTGACCTTAATGGCAACACAATATACGGCCAATATGACCTAGTAAAGATACTTACAGACAGAGCATTAGAAAGTGTTAAATGGCTAGAAGATATAGGGGTTGAGTATGATAAGAGCATAGTGTTTGCTCCTGTTGGTGCACTTTGGCGTCGTGGTCATAAACCTACAAAAAGCCATGGTTCATCATTTATACTTGCACTAACAAAATATGTACAAGATAACTCAGGAAAAATCATTACTGATAGCCCTGTAAAAGAATTCATCATAGAAGATGGTGAAATAAAAGGAGTTATAGCAACTGGTGTCAATGGCCAAAAGATAACTGTTCATGCAAAAGCAGTAGTCCTTGCAAGTGGTGGTTTTGGTGCGAACACAAAGATGCTGAAAGAATACAACACTTACTGGAGTGAAATAGCTGATGATGTAAAAACTACTAATTCATATGCTATGACTGGTGATGGAATATTACTTGGTAAAACTGTAGGTGCAGCACTTACAGGAATGGGCTTTACTCAAATGATGCCTGTAGCTGATCCTGAAACTGGTGAATTATTCAGTGGAGTTCAAGTACCTCCTGAAAACTTTGTAATGGTAAATAAAGAAGGAAAAAGATTTATTAATGAATTCTCTGGAAGAGATGTTTTAACAAAAGCTGCTATTGACCAAGGTGGTTTATTCTACCTTATAGCTGATGATGAAATAAAGAAAACTGCAGCTAATACAAGTCAAGAAAAGTTAGACCGTCAGGTAGAAGCTGGTACTTTATTTAGAGCCGATACCCTAGAAGAGCTAGCAGTAAAAGTTGGAATGGACCCTGCAGTTCTTGTAGACACAATTAATAAATATAATTCATATGTAGATGCTGGTTTTGATCCTGAATTCCATAAGGATACATTTAGCTTAAAAGTAGAGAAAGCACCGTTTTATGCTACTCCAAGAAAGCCAGCAGTTCATCATACAATGGGTGGGCTTAAGATAGACACTAAAGCTCATGTATTAGATGAAAATGATAAACCAATTAAAAATCTTTATGCTGCTGGAGAAGTTGCTGGAGGTATCCATGCAGGTAACCGTCTTGGCGGTAATGCATTAACTGATATATTTACCTTCGGAAGAATTGCTGGTAAAACTGCAGTTGATGAAATGAAATAGTTAATCTCCATCAAATAATCTATCATCTAGTATGATAAAATTCTAAATACCAAGATTTGAAATTTTTAGCCTTCGACATTTCTGATAGGAATGTTGAGGGCTTAAATTTTTTGTATTCAACGCCTAGTACCCCCGGGGGTAGTTACACAAACTGGAAGTTTCTGTTTTTATAATGATGGAGTAAGTGAAGATGCATTAATTCAAAAAGAGCAGTAAATTGAAACCTAAACATGGATAAATACTATTATAGTATATATTTATGATTAGATTCATTTTATTATAGGACCTATTGCTTTCAGCCTTCATTAGCTATGTGTTGTAATAACAAGCCAAGCTATAGCTAAATCTACTGTACTTACAGAGGTATTTAAATCAGGATGTATGAAACAGTATATTCTAAACCATATTGCAATATATATTCTAAAGAATATGTGCCTAAAATGCGCGCTGAGAATGATTTTAGATAGTAAATCTGAAATAGCATTGCTAATAGATTTATTTGAACATTATTTAGTTAGAACATTAATGAATGTAAAATTTCCTAGAGGGAAAACGTATTAATTCTGATAATATGTTTAAAAAAATTTAGAGGTTTATAGTAGTAATTCATTTGAATAAAGAGAAAGTTTAAAATAAGTTATTATAGTCGTTTGTTAGTAATCTTTTAAATTGACATTCAAAATTTAGCGTGTTATAATTTTAATAGTTAGCTGGCTAACTATTAAAAAGGAGATTATTTATGGATAACTTTACTTTTATTGATCGTCCTGATAATCAGCGTTTACAGTTGATGAAAGCTGTTTATTCAGAATTAAATTCAGATATTGTCAAATTATTCATTGATTTTCAATGGACATATCGTAATATGCAAAAACAATATGATTATGCTCTTGATAAGAACGATTTAAGTGAATCAAGATTTATTATTTTGATGTTTCTATATCAGGCTCCAAACCAAACATTGTTGCCTTCAGTTATTTCGGAGAAATTGGGAGCCACTCGTGCAACAGTTAGCAAATTATTAAAAGCAATGGAGATGAAGGGTTGGATTATAAAAAGTACATCCACTACAGATAAACGTTCATTATCCGTCCAACTTACTGAAACAGGAAATCATGTTTTAGAGAAATTTTTACCAGAAAACTTTAGCATCGTTAACAATTTGCTGGGGAGTCTGTCTAGTGAAGAAATTCAGCAACTCTCAAATTTATTAAAAAAAATTAATGACAGCACTCAAAAATATACCCAAGAAAAGGAGAAATAAAAGATGCAAACAAAAAAAATCGAATTATTAGAAACATTCCTTAGCTTATATATAAATCATTTTACTGTGTTAGAGAACATTGGAAAGGAAGATTCGCCATATGTCATATTAGACGTTCGTAATGCTCCGGCACAGGTAAAAAAAGACCAAATAAAAGGTGCTATTGCAATGCCAGCAAAAGAATTAGGAAACCATTTAGATGAATTAGATAAAAGCAAAACGTATGTTGTATATGATTGGACTGCTGGTACCACGCTTGGAAAAACAGCATTACTTATTTTATTATCAGAAGGTTTTGAAGCTTATGAGCTTGCAGGAGCACTTGAGGGTTGGAAAGGAATGAACCTTCCTATTGAAGCATTAGAATAAGAATGAAGAATTTTAATTTATTTAAAAAGAGCAATTAACAAAATAAAATGGTTCCTATGTCAAGGACATTTTGAAAAAGGCTAGGCAGCTATGAGCTGGTTTCTGTATTGTACAGGAGCCAGCTTTTTAAGTCCCCACTGATATCTATAATTATTATAATACTCCATATAGTTATCAATTGAAGCTTCTAATTCTTCAAATGTTGAACAACTTTTTAAGTCAATTTCATCTTTCATATGACCAAAAAATGATTCCTGCGGGGCATTATCCCAACAATTTCCGCGCCTAGACATAGACTGACCAATTTTATATTTTTTAAGAAGTTTTTGAAATCTAGGACTAGTATAATGAACTCCTTGATCCGAATGAATAAAGGCATCTTTATTTAGTAAATTTTTGTGATTTTTCATCAACTTTTTAATAGTTTCGGTAGCTATATCTAATGTAAGGCTATTGGAAAGCTGATATGAAAGAATTTCATTTGTTGAAGCATCTTTAATAGTTGACAAATAAGCCCTATTGGATGCTCCATATGTTAAATAAGTTATATCTGTTAATAAAACTTTTCCGACCAAATCTTGCTTGAATTCTCTATTTAAAATATTAGGTACAACAGTATGCTCATGAGTAGCTTTCATCATTCTACGATAAGGGTTAGCTTTTCTAATTGGGCACTCAATATTATATTTTCTCATGATTCGTTGTATACATTTTCGATTTATTATAAGATTAAATTCATTCTCTAACACCATTTTTATAGAACGAGAACCTTTCTTGTAGCCCCTATGATTAAATGCTTTAAGAATGATATCCTTCAATTCTAAATCCTTTTCTTCTCTACGATTACGTTTGCCTGTTGATTTTAAATAATTATAATAGCCTGATCTAGATACTAAAGCTACTTCGCATAAATGTGAAACCATATTTTTATAGTTATATGTCAAAATTATATGTTGTATTATTACAAAGATTGATGATGCACTTAGTTTACTATTTTTCACCTGCCTTTCTTGCAGCTCGATTTTTTTAATAGTTCTGCCTCAGCTTTCCAATAAGCAATTTCTGCATCCTTTTTGGCTATTATTTCTTCAACGGTTAGTTCACGTTTAAGTGGACGACCACTGTTTAATTTTCTAGAATCTCTTAGACCAAGCTCTCCTGATTCATTATAAGCATTACGCCATCTTTTACTTGCACACCAAATTCTATTATTTCCAATAACATCTATATCAAATTCAGCATCTTGAAAAATATGAATAGGTAGTTTTCCCTTGCTACGCTCAGCGATAAACAATATTTTAAATTCATCTGTATATGTAATTCCACGTTTACTTACAGATTTAACATATCTATTTTTTGATAAACTTTTAATTTCTTCATCTGAAAATAATTTTTTACTCATTCTTTTCACAACCTTACTATATTTCTTCTTATCTTTTATTGTACAAAAAAAGAACCTATTGAAATAGTCTTTTTTTAGTGTCTATTTCATAGGTTCCATTTTAAAAGTTAGCTGCTCTTTTTTTAGTTATTTGTATGAAGGTGAACCACTTGGGCCTGCCTAGTACCCCCCCCGGGGGTCGTTACAGAAACTGGAAGTTTCTGTTTTATGGCTACAGCTGTATATACATCAAAGCAAGCATTTATTGCAGCTAAGGCAGGGACAAGATTACAGCACCATACGTAAATAGAGTAGATAATATGGGGGCAGATGGTGTACAAGTTTCAAAAGATATTCATGATATGCTTAAAATTAATAACTTAAATGCTGATGTATTAGCAGCAAGTTTTAAAAATTCACAACAAGTCCTAAATTTATGTAAACATGAGATTGGATCTGTTACAGCGGCACCTGATGTAATAGATGGGTTAATTAAAAATGATGCAACAATTAGTGCAGTAGACGTATTTACTAAAGATTTCTATAGTTTAGTTGGTGAAGGAAATACAATGGAAAATTTATAGTTAATTTCTTAAAAAATTAATAAATAACTAAGACTTGGCTATTTCAAAATAGGAATTTAATTTTAATTTTGAAATAGCCTTTGGTATTTTATTAGATTAAATAGAAAGTACTAGTGAGTTATTGACTTAAATTTAATTTATATATAAAATCAAATTTGTGCTTAAGAATTAGCTTGATTTTATATACAGAGGAGATAGAATTATTTGAAGAAAAAGAATGATTATAATAAACAAATAAAAAATGGAGAAGAAAATACAGGTAAATGCATTGAGATGAAAAAGTGCAATGAAGAGGAAATAGAAAATAATAAATGCAAAAACTGTGGAGAACAAGCAAGTTATTTTAGTGATGAAAATAATGGTTGGCTATGTGAGGATTGCAGGAGCATAGAAGATGGGTTAGATAAACTTGCTGATAAAATAGAGAAAAAGCTAAGTAAAAGAGTTTATTCTTTTGATTTAAATGAATTAATAAATTGTTTATCTAAAGATGAAATATATAATATAGCAAGAAATCTTGGAGTAAATAAGATATCAGGTTTAAATAAAGAAAAATTAATTGAAACATTACTTAAAGAATATAAGAATTTGGTTGAAAAAAGAGCTTTATTCTTTGACGAAGAAAGATATAAGATTTTAAAAAGTTATGTGGATAGCAAAGGTGTAAAACTTTTTGATGATATTGATGAAGAGGAAGCAGATAAGAGCGTATATTTTATACAGCAAGGAATGCTCTTTCCAATTGCAAAAGATGGGGTATCAATATTTTTAATGCCTGAAATAGTACAAGGATTAATCAAAGAAAGAAATAATCTTGAATATAGACGTAAAATAAAATTCAATAGTGAAATTATAAATATCTTTAGGGCAATGAATAAAGTATATGGTATTTTAAAACTAGAAGATGCTAAAGAGATAATAGAAAGATATTTTAATATAGAAAATTGTGAATTTGAAGAGTTAATTAGGGAGGCAACATATTACTACAATGAATATAGAGAAGAAGGAATATTTATTGTTAATAATGAAATAGATAATTTTGAGGAACTATTAAAGGATATAGATACAGAAAAAGATTTGAGTTATGCCATGATTTCGAAAGAAGAATTATTAAATATGTTAGAAGAAAATTGGGTTTATAATAGTAAAGCAGGAAAAACTTTTTATAAAGAGTTTACTAATATGTTTAGAGTAGATAGAGACATGCTAATAGCTATGATGGAAGACTTGATTTTTGATGTTCAAGAAAATGAACCTAAAGATGCAGTAGATAAAATGATAGAATTAATTAATATTGAAAATGACGAAGCCAGATATGTTGCATCTAGTATGATGAATAAATTTGTTAAGAAAATTAGGTTATGGAGATATAAGGGTTCAACCACTAATGAGATTAAATCAAATGTAGTTAGCTTAAAGGCAAATAAGGATATAAAAAGAAATGATCCTTGTCCATGTGGTAGTTTAAAAAAATATAAAAAGTGTTGTGGTAAAGATGAGAAGGTTATTAATTTATTGGAATAATTATTAGATTACTTTAATTAAGGAAACAGAAATAAAATAACAAGTAAAGTATAAAAAATATACAAGTATAATTATTAGTTATTTTTTGACGGTTCCTTGTTAATTTTCAAGATATTATTCATTATAATTGCTCCTTTTATTTTATTGTGATAAAATTATCGCGTACCTTTATAATAATTTAATACAAATATTTTCACGAGTACAATTATTTTAATACATAGTATCTTAAAAGATACCAGGGAGTGTAAGCATGGAAGAAAACTTAAGCTTAGAAAATTTAAATTCAGAAGAAATATGGGAAAAGTTATATAACAAAGAATTAAATTGTAAGAAGAACATTTTAGAATATATTGATATTGCTAAGATACTAAAAAAGGGTGAAGCTGACCCAGAAAAGATTCAAGATACTTATAATTTTATCTATGATAATATTGAGAAGATGTCAGATAAAGTTAAACCGAATACTATTATGTATCTTCAAAATGAATTAAAAAATCAGTTTGGCAAATATGTAGTTGAAAAGGAGCCTAAAGAAGAAGATGCCTTTATAAAATTCTTTAAGGAGGCATACCCTGTAAAAGATAGAAGAAAAGATTTTACTTGGGTTATGATGAATATCAATAACATAGTAGAAGAACAAATTTGGACTACATTAATTCACATTAACAGAGAATATATATGTAAAAGAATTAAATTAGAAGCTGAAGAAAAAGAAGCTATAATTAAAATGATAGAAAAGGTAATTAAAAAAGATAATATAAAATATATTAATCAAATAAAAAGTTTAGATAAAGTATTAAATAATTTAAATATTAAAATAGTAAATGACAAGGATAAATTCAAGGTTAAAAAATTATAATTATGTAAAAAGAATTTTAGTAATGCACAAGAGCATTGTTAAAATTCTTTTTTATTGATAAAGATTTTTAAAGCTGTAGTGATATTTTTTATGTGACAGCTCACTTTTTATAGACAAGGTATAAGATTAGTGAAAATGGGCTATTGCTGAGCCTTATTTTTTTAGGCAGTTCTTTTACTGGATCTACATGAATTACCATGCAGATATTCAAATCATTAGAAATTTCATTTTCAGCTGCATCAATTGTTTCCTTCGTTATGGGCATTGCCCCTATATTAGAATTATTCCATGTTTTATAGATTACTGGAGGATTTAGGCATTGTTATGATAATAAAATAATCATTTGTATCTTTAAATGTAAATAATATTGACAAAATTCTGTGAGAATAATATACTATGAAATAAGAACGACGACGTTCGACAAACATACTTTAAAAAGTATATTTTTCGGATGTCGTTTTTTTATACAAAAAATAGGACATTATGATTAGTTGAGAAAAAGAATTCAAAAATTAATTTTTAGGTAATGCGCAGTAACTTTTAAGCTAAGGCACATTCAAAAATTAAAAAAACTTATACATAAATAGCTGAAATTTTGTTTTGAGATTTAACATACTAAGGAGGATTTTATATGGAAATTAATTTAGGCGATTGCAGTTTTATATTAATCTGTTCAGCACTTGTACTTTTAATGACACCAGGACTTGCATTTTTTTATGGTGGAATGGTTCGTAGGAAAAATGTTTTAAATACATTGATGTCTTCATTCTTTGTTTGTGGATTAGCATCAATAATGTGGGTTTTAGTAGGTTATTCATTGTCTTTTGGTAATGACTTTCATGGGATAATAGGCGGACTTAATTTCTTAGGTTTTAATGGGGTGGGAGCAGAGCCTTCAGCATATGCACCTACAATACCTCAAGAGCTTTTTGCTGCATTTCAAATGATGTTTGCAATAATTACTCCAGCGCTTATAACTGGAGCTTTAGTAGAAAGAATGAAGTTTTCCGCATTGTTCATATTTGTAGCTATATGGTCACTTTTAGTATATTATCCAATGGCACATATGGTATGGGGAGCTGGTGGATTAATAAGTTCTTTAGGTGCCGTTGATTTTGCTGGAGGAAATGTAGTTCATATAAGCTCAGGTATTTCAGGCCTTGTAGCTTGTATTATGTTAGGTAAGAGACGTGGACATGGAATTATAGCATATAGACCACATAATATTCCATTTGTAGTTCTTGGAGTAGCATTACTTTGGTTTGGATGGTTTGGATTTAATGCAGGTAGTGCACTCGGAGCTGGTCCACTTGCTGTACATGCATTCATGACAACAAATACTGCAGCAGCAGCAGCTATGCTTTCATGGATGTTAATTGAAAAAGTAAAACATGGTAAGCCAACATTACTTGGAGCATCAACAGGAGCAGTATTAGGGTTAGTTGCAATTACACCAGGAGCAGGTTTTGTTCCACTTTGGTCATCAATTATAATTGGTATAGCAGTATCTCCAATTTGTTTCTTCTTTGTGGAAAAAGTAAAAACTAAGTTTGGATATGATGATGCACTTGATGCTTTTGGATGTCATGGAATCGGTGGAATTTGGGGTGGTATTGCAACTGGAATTTTTGGACAAACTGCAATTAATCCTGTAGCACAATGGAATGGTCTTTTCTATGGAGATGTTAAACTTTTCATTGCACAAATAATGAGTATTGTAATAACAATAATATTTGCAGGTGGGATGACTTTCTTAATTATAAAAGTTATGAAAATGTTTATGGATATTAGAGTTGATAGCTCAGAAGAAGCTGATGGACTTGATGTAGCTGAACATGGGGAATCTGCTTATCCATCATTTAATGGATTAGACTAGGAATATAATGCATGAATGCATAAAATGGAGAAAGTATAATATTAAAGAATAGAATTAAAAAAATTCTATGGTGGATTTCAAAGGTCGTGTTTAGCTTTCACCATGAACCACAACCATTTGTATGTGGCTTAAATAGCTGCTTACAGATGGTTATTTTTTTATTTAAAAGTCTTAATATAAAGAATATTGACGTCTGAAAATATTTGATGTAGTATAAAATTATACTAAGTTCAAAAATATACTGAGTATAAAAATGGGAGAGATTTTGATGATAAATAGAAGAGAACGTAAAAAAGAATTAACTAAGGAAATAATAATTGATAGTGCATTAGCTCTTTTTGAAGAAAAGGGTTTTCAAGAAACCTATATGGAGGAAATAGCAACGAAATCGGATATTTCTAAGGGGACGTTATATAATTATTTCCAAGATAAAGAGTCAATATTATCAGCTTATTTTCAGGCACTTATAAATAATCATGATAATAATTTTAATGAAGTTAGTGAAAGATTCAAAGAAACAAGAGATATAAAAGAAACATTGAATAAGATATTAGATTTCATAAATCATATATTTAGAGAAAATATTCAATATACAGCAATTTATTTTAGATACAGACTCCAAACACTTTTTAACGCTAATCCCATAGATAATCCTAATAGAAGTGGATTGGAAAATTTGATTTCAGAAGTTATAAAAAATGCACAAGAAAATAACCAGCTTAGAAATGACATTTCTTCAATAATAATGGCAAGAAATTTTCAATTCATGTACATGAATTATTTTATTTCAAGTATTTATGGAGATGATAATATCGATTTAGAATTATCAAAGAGCCAAATTATAGAATTATTTTTAAATGGAGCAAAGCTTCAAAAAAATTAGGGGAGATGATCACTATGGTAAATAAGTATACATTGTACTTTGATGAAATAGATAAGAAAGATTTATCACTTGTAGGAGGGAAGGGTGCAAATCTGGGAGAGATGACTAAGGCTGGTTTTCTAGTTCCTTTTGGATTTTGTGTAACTACAGAAAGTTATAAGGAATTTATAAATTATAATAAACTTTATAGTTTTATTGTAGAAGAAATTAAAGATGCAAATCTTGAAAATATTGCTACCATAGGGATTAAATTAAGAGAAAAAATAGAACAAGCAGAAATGCCTAGAAAAGTAGAAGAAGAAATCATTAAAGCTGCTGATAAGATCGGAATTGATAACTATTATGCTGTTAGATCAAGTGCTACAGCAGAAGATTTAGCTTTTGCCTCTTTTGCAGGTCAGCAAGATACATATCTTAATATTAAAGGAAAAGATTCGCTAATTAATGCAGTAAAAAACTGTTGGGCTTCATTATTTACTGATAGAGCAATACTTTACAGATTGCAAAATAAAATTGAACATGAAAAAGTGCATATGTCTGTAGTAGTTCAAAAAATGGTTCTTCCAGATATAGCTGGTATTATGTTTACTGCAGATCCTGTATCAGGGCATAGAGGAATTATTTCTATTGATGCAAGTTTTGGACTTGGAGAAGCGTTAGTTTCTGGTCTTGTATCTCCTGATATATATAAATTTAATAAGAAAAAAGAGGAAATAATAGATAAGACTATAGCAGAA encodes the following:
- a CDS encoding IS3 family transposase (programmed frameshift) — its product is MSKKLFSDEEIKSLSKNRYVKSVSKRGITYTDEFKILFIAERSKGKLPIHIFQDAEFDIDVIGNNRIWCASKRWRNAYNESGELGLRDSRKLNSGRPLKRELTVEEIIAKKDAEIAYWKAEAELLKKSSCKKRQVKNSKLSASSIFVIIQHIILTYNYKNMVSHLCEVALVSRSGYYNYLKSTGKRNRREEKDLELKDIILKAFNHRGYKKGSRSIKMVLENEFNLIINRKCIQRIMRKYNIECPIRKANPYRRMMKATHEHTVVPNILNREFKQDLVGKVLLTDITYLTYGASNRAYLSTIKDASTNEILSYQLSNSLTLDIATETIKKLMKNHKNLLNKDAFIHSDQGVHYTSPRFQKLLKKYKIGQSMSRRGNCWDNAPQESFFGHMKDEIDLKSCSTFEELEASIDNYMEYYNNYRYQWGLKKLAPVQYRNQLIAA
- a CDS encoding flavocytochrome c, which codes for MKFIAIVGTSAKRSYNRKLLQFMKKYFESKAEIEILEITDVPMFNQSDNQSSSEVIQMFNNKITASDGVIIATPEYNHSIPSSLKSLIEWLSFDLHPLAGKPVMILGASLDVQGSSRAQLHLRQILDAPGVDANVMPGYEFLLGSANKAFDEEGNLNNERTIDFLEICFLRFMRFAKISNQLNEEEEFTFNPGVYEVDAIGHSGSLPMKVSFSENRIESIDINTDGETEGLADVVFVRIPDKIIEGQTLNVDALSGASETSNAVLDGVAKAVKLAGVNPDILKRRPKPASSLIKEDEEYTCDVVVVGGGGAGLSAAATALQNGKSAIVLEKYPAVGGNTIRSGGPINAADPEWQMQFEENKGERHTIEELLDTDESLIHPEYIDDFRALREEFSAYKEKFGTQKGHLFDSPLLHRMQTYFGGKRTDLNGNTIYGQYDLVKILTDRALESVKWLEDIGVEYDKSIVFAPVGALWRRGHKPTKSHGSSFILALTKYVQDNSGKIITDSPVKEFIIEDGEIKGVIATGVNGQKITVHAKAVVLASGGFGANTKMLKEYNTYWSEIADDVKTTNSYAMTGDGILLGKTVGAALTGMGFTQMMPVADPETGELFSGVQVPPENFVMVNKEGKRFINEFSGRDVLTKAAIDQGGLFYLIADDEIKKTAANTSQEKLDRQVEAGTLFRADTLEELAVKVGMDPAVLVDTINKYNSYVDAGFDPEFHKDTFSLKVEKAPFYATPRKPAVHHTMGGLKIDTKAHVLDENDKPIKNLYAAGEVAGGIHAGNRLGGNALTDIFTFGRIAGKTAVDEMK
- a CDS encoding SEC-C metal-binding domain-containing protein → MKKKNDYNKQIKNGEENTGKCIEMKKCNEEEIENNKCKNCGEQASYFSDENNGWLCEDCRSIEDGLDKLADKIEKKLSKRVYSFDLNELINCLSKDEIYNIARNLGVNKISGLNKEKLIETLLKEYKNLVEKRALFFDEERYKILKSYVDSKGVKLFDDIDEEEADKSVYFIQQGMLFPIAKDGVSIFLMPEIVQGLIKERNNLEYRRKIKFNSEIINIFRAMNKVYGILKLEDAKEIIERYFNIENCEFEELIREATYYYNEYREEGIFIVNNEIDNFEELLKDIDTEKDLSYAMISKEELLNMLEENWVYNSKAGKTFYKEFTNMFRVDRDMLIAMMEDLIFDVQENEPKDAVDKMIELINIENDEARYVASSMMNKFVKKIRLWRYKGSTTNEIKSNVVSLKANKDIKRNDPCPCGSLKKYKKCCGKDEKVINLLE
- a CDS encoding ammonium transporter, with the protein product MEINLGDCSFILICSALVLLMTPGLAFFYGGMVRRKNVLNTLMSSFFVCGLASIMWVLVGYSLSFGNDFHGIIGGLNFLGFNGVGAEPSAYAPTIPQELFAAFQMMFAIITPALITGALVERMKFSALFIFVAIWSLLVYYPMAHMVWGAGGLISSLGAVDFAGGNVVHISSGISGLVACIMLGKRRGHGIIAYRPHNIPFVVLGVALLWFGWFGFNAGSALGAGPLAVHAFMTTNTAAAAAMLSWMLIEKVKHGKPTLLGASTGAVLGLVAITPGAGFVPLWSSIIIGIAVSPICFFFVEKVKTKFGYDDALDAFGCHGIGGIWGGIATGIFGQTAINPVAQWNGLFYGDVKLFIAQIMSIVITIIFAGGMTFLIIKVMKMFMDIRVDSSEEADGLDVAEHGESAYPSFNGLD
- a CDS encoding TetR/AcrR family transcriptional regulator — its product is MINRRERKKELTKEIIIDSALALFEEKGFQETYMEEIATKSDISKGTLYNYFQDKESILSAYFQALINNHDNNFNEVSERFKETRDIKETLNKILDFINHIFRENIQYTAIYFRYRLQTLFNANPIDNPNRSGLENLISEVIKNAQENNQLRNDISSIIMARNFQFMYMNYFISSIYGDDNIDLELSKSQIIELFLNGAKLQKN
- a CDS encoding MarR family winged helix-turn-helix transcriptional regulator — its product is MDNFTFIDRPDNQRLQLMKAVYSELNSDIVKLFIDFQWTYRNMQKQYDYALDKNDLSESRFIILMFLYQAPNQTLLPSVISEKLGATRATVSKLLKAMEMKGWIIKSTSTTDKRSLSVQLTETGNHVLEKFLPENFSIVNNLLGSLSSEEIQQLSNLLKKINDSTQKYTQEKEK
- a CDS encoding rhodanese-like domain-containing protein, whose protein sequence is MQTKKIELLETFLSLYINHFTVLENIGKEDSPYVILDVRNAPAQVKKDQIKGAIAMPAKELGNHLDELDKSKTYVVYDWTAGTTLGKTALLILLSEGFEAYELAGALEGWKGMNLPIEALE